One genomic segment of Streptomyces sp. NBC_00239 includes these proteins:
- a CDS encoding alpha/beta fold hydrolase yields the protein MHVNAAHTEPTAPSVPRITHRHVDVDGVRVFYRETGPADAPVLLLLHGFPSASHQFRRLMDALGGEFRLIAPDYPGFGHTQAPDTFTYGFERLADVVEGFTEALGLTRFALYVFDFGGPVGFRLAERHPERITGLIVQNANAYDEGLSDAARELVARDRENPDDIDAIAGFLTTAGTRFQYETGTGRTELVDPDSWTLDQHFLDLPGRKSAQIDLALDYRSNVERYPAWQSWLRAHRPPALILWGEGDPFFTPPGARAYLRDLPDAALHLFPTGHFALEEHLPEIAPLIADFLRRTGH from the coding sequence ATGCATGTGAACGCCGCCCACACCGAACCCACCGCGCCGTCCGTCCCCCGCATCACCCACCGCCATGTCGACGTCGACGGGGTCCGCGTCTTCTACCGCGAGACCGGCCCGGCCGACGCCCCCGTCCTCCTCCTGCTGCACGGTTTCCCCAGCGCCTCCCACCAGTTCCGCCGGCTCATGGACGCCCTCGGCGGCGAGTTCCGCCTGATCGCCCCCGACTACCCCGGCTTCGGCCACACCCAGGCCCCGGACACCTTCACGTACGGCTTCGAGCGGCTCGCCGACGTGGTCGAAGGCTTCACCGAGGCCCTCGGCCTCACCCGGTTCGCGCTCTACGTCTTCGACTTCGGCGGGCCCGTCGGCTTCCGGCTCGCCGAACGCCACCCCGAGCGGATCACCGGCCTGATCGTCCAGAACGCGAACGCCTACGACGAAGGGCTCTCCGACGCCGCCCGCGAACTCGTCGCCCGCGACCGCGAGAACCCCGACGACATCGACGCCATCGCCGGCTTCCTCACCACCGCCGGCACCCGCTTCCAGTACGAGACCGGCACCGGCCGGACCGAGCTCGTCGACCCCGACAGCTGGACCCTCGACCAGCACTTCCTCGACCTGCCCGGCCGCAAGTCCGCCCAGATCGACCTCGCCCTCGACTACCGGTCCAACGTCGAGCGCTACCCCGCCTGGCAGTCCTGGCTGCGCGCCCATAGGCCGCCGGCCCTGATCCTGTGGGGCGAGGGCGACCCCTTCTTCACCCCGCCGGGTGCCCGCGCCTATCTCCGCGACCTCCCCGACGCGGCCCTGCACCTCTTCCCCACCGGCCACTTCGCCCTGGAGGAACACCTCCCCGAAATCGCCCCCCTGATCGCCGACTTCCTCCGCCGAACCGGCCACTGA
- a CDS encoding CGNR zinc finger domain-containing protein, whose product MEFPLLGEPLALDLVNTRPLGVDLLATPESLDDWLRAQADRLPPLPTPGTGPRRDAGRGAGSGAEAASGAAELAAVHAVREAAAQALGAGRLGERPPAEALRVLNGALAGAPARRELRWDDAGPVAAELREGSRADRLAAVLAESVAELLLDPRLGQVRACEGADCVLLFLPAHPRRRWCVASACGNRARVARYYQRHKG is encoded by the coding sequence ATGGAGTTTCCCCTGCTGGGCGAGCCGCTGGCCCTGGACCTCGTGAACACCCGGCCGCTCGGGGTGGACCTGCTGGCCACTCCCGAGTCCCTCGACGACTGGCTGCGCGCGCAGGCGGACCGGCTGCCGCCGCTGCCGACGCCGGGTACCGGTCCCCGTCGCGATGCCGGCCGTGGTGCCGGTTCCGGCGCGGAAGCCGCTTCCGGCGCCGCCGAGTTGGCCGCCGTACACGCCGTACGGGAGGCCGCCGCGCAGGCTCTCGGCGCGGGCCGGCTGGGGGAGCGGCCGCCCGCGGAGGCGCTGCGGGTGCTGAACGGGGCCCTGGCCGGTGCGCCGGCACGGCGGGAGCTGCGCTGGGACGACGCGGGCCCGGTGGCGGCGGAGCTGCGGGAGGGCTCGCGGGCCGACCGGCTCGCCGCGGTGCTCGCGGAGTCCGTCGCCGAGCTGCTGCTCGATCCCCGGCTGGGTCAGGTGCGGGCCTGCGAAGGCGCCGACTGCGTACTGCTGTTCCTGCCGGCCCATCCGCGGCGCCGCTGGTGCGTGGCCTCGGCGTGCGGCAACCGGGCCCGCGTCGCCCGCTACTACCAGCGGCACAAGGGCTGA